A genomic window from Nicotiana sylvestris chromosome 11, ASM39365v2, whole genome shotgun sequence includes:
- the LOC138881966 gene encoding secreted RxLR effector protein 161-like: MEESKEIDIPIATATKLDIDEPGLSVDQKLYRGMIGSLLHLTTSRPDIIFNVGLCARFQANPKESHLTAVKRILRYLKGTTDLYIWYSKGSNFSLVGYADADYAGFLVDRKSTSGMARFLGSCLVSWATKKQNLVALSTAEVEYVAAASCCAQLLWIK, encoded by the coding sequence atggaagaatcaaaggaaatagacattCCTATTGCTACAGCCACAAAAttggacatagatgaacctggtttatctgttgatcagaagttgtataggggtatgattggttcacttttgcaTCTTACtactagcagacctgacattattttcaatgtagggctttgtgctcgattTCAAGCAAATCCGAAGGAATcccacttgactgctgtcaagagaatattgagatatttgaaaggcactactgacctTTATATTTGGTATTCAAAAGGTAGTAACTTTAGcctagtaggatatgctgatgctgactatgcaggtttccttgtggataggaaaagcacctcaggtatggcacgcttccttggttcatgtcttgtgtcatgggctactaaaaagcagAATTTAGTGGCATTATCTACTGCTGAAGTTGAGTATGTTGCTGCTGCTTCTTGTTGCGCTCAATTGTTGTGGATTAAATAG